From Tiliqua scincoides isolate rTilSci1 chromosome 2, rTilSci1.hap2, whole genome shotgun sequence, the proteins below share one genomic window:
- the LOC136640355 gene encoding zinc finger protein 397-like — translation MKEETFDGPRVEEGSRGAGKDPGRDQLESVVDTQGGQEQPGRGLQQRWEAQWQQFLKTLQPPKSAWESPQRSEATPWDDAKAFLASFEQVAAACLWPRGEWVARLLPALSGEAQQAFSLLAARDKEDYGKVKAAILRGDALRRERQRQHFRQFCCQELGDPRRMYSQLQELCCQWLKPERHTKEQILELLVLEQFLASLPVDVQSWIQAGGPDSCTQAVVLLEDFLVSRREDVTGTWQEPLQDWAVGPLDVKEEPLDMGQEEISKVPAEVFRDTQQYIDGGVSLPGIGIAHPTSLPLREGQDVAGAELTNALGVQVDQVMNRRKMGLPPHMVERPLLQSSQQIMFWKVLQEDGKNVDSLEGSLGPRLGLDLHPVKKEETFFQDPEKSPRSPGKESDDGKRTQLKVKNSQLGGNQPVETHRKGQGRTQEKVLVTVEMNEEICESNRGQGTETLTGCKKSGELPEGLGPSCSDPSPVDTKGEKASFSKDSRIYHPKSGLVSESPPWGEKIQLNSDLEKHHRSPMEEVNHDCPEFGIRSPSNSLTKHQIIHTGETICNCRENVSQTSDAMRHQKIHTGGKPHQCPECGKSFSRRSYLLTHQMFHTGEKPHKCPECGKNFTRRSTLFIHQMIHTEKKPHQCPECGKNFSRRSTLLSHQITHTGEKPHKCPDCGRRFSHRSAFLRHQKIHTGKNSHQCPECGKNFSRKSHLLIHQMSHRGRVPPQCPECGKKFPQKSHLLNHQMFHTGEKPHKCSDCGKSFSQKSDLLRHQKIHTGKKPHQCLECGKRFCQRSHLLRHQKIHTERNLTGVLGGGKA, via the exons ATGAAAGAAGAAACTTTTGATGGTCCAAGAGTAGAAGAGGGATCCAGAGGGGCAGGAAAAGACCCAGGCAGAGACCAGCTGGAATCTGTGGTGGACACACAAGGAGGCCAAGAGCAGCCAGGCAGGGGGCTACAACAGCGCTGGGAAGCCcaatggcagcagttcctcaagaccctgcagccccctaaatCTGCATGGGAGAGCCCCCAAAGGTCAGAGGCCACACCCTGGGATGATGCCAAGGCCTTCCTGGCCTCCTTTGAGCAAGTGGCTGCAGCCTGTCTGTGGCCCagaggagagtgggtggctcGGCTCCTGCCCGCCCTGAGTGGAGAAGCCCAGCAGGCCTTCAGCCTCCTggcagccagagacaaggaggACTATGGGAAAGTGAAGGCTGCCATCTTGAGAGGTGATGCCCTGAGGAGGGAGAGGCAACGCCAGCACTTCCGGCAGTTCTGCTGCCAGGAGCTGGGAGACCCGCGAAGGATGtacagccaactgcaggagctttgctgccagtggctgaagccagagaggcacacgaaggagcagatcctggagctgctggtcctggagcagttcctggccaGCCTGCCGGTGGACGTCCAGAGCTGGATCCAGGCAGGAGGGCCGGACAGCTGTACCCAGGCAGTGGTTCTGCTGGAGGATTTCCTGGTGAGCCGGAGAGAGGACGTCACAGGGACGTGGCAG GAGCCATTGCAAGACTGGGCTGTGGGTCCCCTGGATGTAAAGGAGGAGCCCTTGGacatggggcaggaggagatCTCCAAAGTACCAGCAGAGGTATTCAGAGATACCCAGCAGTACATCGATGGGGGGGTCTCTTTGCCAG GCATTGGAATCGCACATCCAACTTCATTGCCTCTCCGAGAAGGTCAGGATGTAGCTGGAGCTGAACTGACCAACGCTCTTGGTGTCCAAGTGGACCAG GTGATGAACCGAAGGAAGATGGGGCTGCCTCCTCACATGGTTGAGCGACCACTGTTGCAGTCAAGCCAACAGATCATGTTCTGGAAAGTTCTGCAGGAAGACGGTAAAAATGTGGATTCCCTGG AGGGCTCTTTGGGTCCCCGACTTGGCCTTGACCTCCATccagtgaaaaaggaagagacattCTTCCAGGATCCTGAGAAAAGTCCAAGATCGCCTGGCAAGGAGTCAG atGATGGGAAGAGAACTCAACTCAAGGTGAAGAATTCTCAGCTTGGAGGAAATCAGCCAGTGGAAACACACAGGAAAGGACAAGGGAGAACCCAAGAGAAGGTGCTGGTGACAGTTGAGATGAACGAAGAAATATGTGAGTCCAACAGAGGACAGGGAACAGAGACACTTACAGGCTGCAAGAAATCTGGTGAGCTCCCGGAAGGTCTTGGACCTTCCTGCAGTGATCCCAGCCCAGTGGATACAAAGGGGGAAAAGGCATCATTTTCCAAAGACAGTAGAATATACCATCCTAAGTCAGGACTTGTTAGTGAAAGCCCCCCATGGGGGGAAAAGATCCAGCTGAATTCAGACCTTGAGAAACATCACAGGAGCCCCATGGAAGAGGTAAATCATGATTGTCCAGAATTTGGGAtaaggtccccttccaattcaTTAACAAAACACCAAATAATTCATACTGGTGAAACGATATGCAACTGCAGAGAAAACGTCTCTCAGACATCAGATGCGATGAGACATCAGAAGATCCACACAGGAGGCAAACCACACCAATGTcctgagtgtggaaaaagcttttcTCGGAGATCATATTTGTTAACCCATCAGATgttccacacaggagagaaaccccaCAAATGTCCTGAGTGTGGAAAAAACTTCACTCGGAGATCTACTTTGTTCATTCATCAGATGATCCACACAGAAAAGAAACCACACCAATGTCCAGAGTGTGGAAAAAACTTCTCTCGGAGATCCACTTTGTTAAGCCATCAGATCACTCATACTGGAGAAAAACCTCATAAATGTCCCGACTGTGGAAGAAGATTCTCTCACAGATCAGCTTTTTTAAGACATCAGAAGATCCACACAGGGAAGAACTCTCACCAGTGTCCTGAGTGTGGAAAAAATTTCTCTCGAAAATCACATTTGTTAATCCATCAGATGAGCCACAGAGGAAGGGTGCCTCCCCAGTGTCCTGAGTGTGGAAAAAAGTTTCCTCAGAAATCACATCTGTTAAACCATCAGATgttccacacaggagagaaacctcacAAATGTTCCGactgtggaaaaagcttctcCCAAAAATCAGATTTATTAAGGCATCAGAAGatccacacaggaaagaaaccaCACCAGTGTCTTGAGTGTGGAAAAAGATTCTGTCAGAGATCACATTTATTAAGACATCAGAAAATTCATACTGAGAGAAATCTGACAGGTGTCCTAGGAGGGGGGAAGGCGTAA
- the LOC136640341 gene encoding zinc finger and SCAN domain-containing protein 12-like, with the protein MNDETCEGPEAEEGSGGAGKAPSRDQPESVMEPQEESGRGLQQCWEAQWQQFLQTLQTPYSAWGNLQLSEATPWDDAKAFLASFEQVAEACQWPRGEWVARLVPALSGEAQQAFSLLAARDKEDYGKVKAAILRGDALRREIQRQHFRQFCCQELGDPRRMYSQLQELCCQWLKPERHTKEQILELLVLEQFLASLPVDVQNWIRAGGPESCAQAVALLEDFLRNQREDNTVTWQEPLQEWALGPLEAKEGAVGIIQVESCKEHAEIFKGTEQNVGGELTLTGTGITRPTLLLPPEGQDMAEVELAKALGVQVEQMMSPSKTGGTLHMVEQTPMQSNQQTTFWQVLPEDGENVGSIEGAFSPRLGLAPHPVKKEETFLLDSVASQRLPGQESESDDGTGTQLKVKNPLVGRNESHEIPRTIAGNVPVTAEERFASTSRQGTEPRMRCKESGKLQEGLGPAYNNPSPVDTEGEKASFSKYGRRYHSKSGLILEHSGEECNEDTPLGGKILPNSDLEKHHSSQTDVKNYDCLEVGVRIHSDSLTKHEIIHTVENPHTCPDCGKSFSWRSNLLRHQNIHTGEKPHKCPECGKRFRYMTDVRRHETVHTGKKPYQCPVCRKKFSRKSHLLRHEIIHTGIKPHTCPECGKCFRDVADLRSHQTIHSGKTRHQCPECGKCFSWRAQLLRHQKTHTGEKPHKCPECGKQFRDVTNLKSHQAIHTGQKPHQCPECRKKFSRKSHLLRHQIIHTGEKPHRCPECGKHFRDVADLKSHQTIHTGKTPHQCPECGKCFSWRAQLLRHQKIHSGERPHKCPECGKQFRDVTHLRSHQTIHTGRKPHQCTECRKRFSRRSHLLRHHKIHTGEKLDQDSAVNSRTQNSYLHSPPLASVVRENPTGEANPRLCS; encoded by the exons ATGAATGATGAAACATGTGAAGGTCCAGAAGCAGAAGAGGGATCAGGAGGGGCAGGAAAAGCCCCAAGCAGAGATCAGCCTGAATCTGTGATGGAGCCACAAGAGGAGTCAGGCAGGGGGTTGCAACAGTGCTGGGAAGCCCAATGGCAGCAGTTTCTCCAGACCCTGCAGACTCCATACTCTGCATGGGGGAACCTCCAACTGTCAGAGGCCACACCCTGGGATGATGCCAAGGCCTTCTTGGCCTCCTTTGAACAAGTGGCTGAAGCCTGTCAATGGCCCagaggagagtgggtggctcGGCTCGTGCCTGCCCTGAGTGGAGAAGCCCAGCAGGCCTTCAGCCTCCTggcagccagagacaaggaggACTATGGGAAAGTGAAGGCTGCCATCTTGAGAGGGGATGCCCTGAGAAGGGAGATACAGCGTCAGCACTTCCGGCAGTTCTGCTGCCAGGAGCTGGGAGACCCGCGAAGGATGtacagccaactgcaggagctTTGCTGCCAGTGGCTGAAGCCAGAGAGGCATACgaaggagcagatcctggagctgctggtcctggagcagttcctggccaGCTTGCCAGTGGACGTCCAGAACTGGATCCGAGCAGGAGGGCCAGAGAGCTGTGCCCAGGCTGTGGCCCTGCTGGAGGATTTCCTGAGGAACCAGAGGGAGGACAACACAGTGACATGGCAG GAGCCATTGCAGGAGTGGGCTTTGGGTCCCCTGGAGGCAAAGGAGGGAGCCGTGGGCATCATTCAGGTGGAGAGCTGCAAAGAACATGCAGAGATATTCAAAGGCACCGAGCAAaatgttggtggggagctcacttTGACAG GCACTGGAATCACACGTCCAACTTTGTTGCTTCCCCCAGAAGGTCAGGACATGGCTGAAGTTGAGCTGGCCAAGGCTCTTGGTGTCCAAGTGGAACAG ATGATGAGCCCTAGTAAGACAGGTGGGACTTTGCACATGGTTGAGCAGACTCCAATGCAATCAAATCAACAGACCACATTCTGGCAAGTTCTGCCGGAGGATGGCGAAAATGTGGGTTCCATAG AGGGAGCTTTCAGTCCCCGACTTGGCCTTGCTCCCCATccagtgaaaaaggaagagacattCCTCCTGGATTCTGTGGCAAGTCAGAGACTCCCCGGGCAGGAGTCTG aatcagATGATGGGACAGGAACTCAGCTCAAGGTGAAGAATCCTCTGGTTGGAAGAAATGAATCACATGAAATACCCAGGACAATAGCAGGGAATGTGCCGGTGACAGCAGAGGAAAGATTTGCATCTACCAGCAGGCAAGGAACAGAACCACGTATGAGATGCAAGGAATCTGGTAAGCTCCAGGAAGGTCTTGGACCTGCCTACAACAATCCCAGCCCAGTGGATACAGAGGGGGAAAAGGCATCATTTTCCAAGTATGGCAGAAGGTACCATTCTAAGTCGGGACTTATTCTTGAACACAGTGGAGAAGAGTGCAATGAAGACACCCCACTGGGGGGAAAGATCCTGCCGAATTCAGACCTTGAGAAACATCACAGTAGCCAGACGGATGTGAAAAATTATGATTGCCTAGAGGTTGGGGTACGTATCCATTCCGATTCATTAACAAAACACGAGATAATTCATACTGTGGAGAATCCTCACACATGCCCTGATTGTGGGAAAAGTTTCTCTTGGAGATCAAATTTATTAAGGCATCAGAACATTCATactggagagaaacctcacaAGTGCCCTGAATGTGGAAAGCGTTTCAGATATATGACAGATGTGAGGAGACACGAGACAGTCCACACAGGGAAAAAACCGTACCAGTGCCCTGTGTGTAGGAAAAAATTCTCTCGGAAATCACATTTGTTAAGGCACGAGATAATTCATACTGGAATAAAACCTCACACGTGCCCTGAATGTGGGAAGTGCTTCAGAGATGTGGCGGATTTGAGGAGTCATCAGACAATCCATTCAGGAAAAACACGACACCAGTGTCCCGAGTGTGGAAAATGTTTCTCCTGGAGAGCACAATTGTTAAGACATCAGAAAACCCATactggagagaaacctcacaAATGCCCTGAGTGTGGAAAGCAGTTCAGAGATGTAACAAATCTGAAGAGTCATCAGGCCATCCACACAGGGCAAAAACCACACCAGTGCCCTGAGTGTAGAAAAAAATTCTCACGGAAATCACATTTGTTAAGGCATCAGATCATTCATactggagagaaacctcacaGATGCCCTGAGTGTGGAAAGCACTTCAGAGATGTAGCAGATTTGAAGAGTCATCAGACAATCCACACAGGAAAAACACCACACCAGTGTCCCGAGTGTGGAAAATGCTTCTCTTGGAGAGCACAATTGTTAAGACATCAGAAAATCCATAGTGGAGAGAGACCTCACAAATGTCCTGAGTGTGGAAAGCAGTTCAGAGATGTGACACATCTAAGGAGTCATCAGACCATCCACACAGGGAGAAAACCACACCAATGCACTGAGTGCAGGAAAAGGTTCTCTCGGAGATCACATTTGTTAAGGCATCACAAAATTCATACTGGAGAGAAACTTGACCAGGATTCAGCTGTAAATTCCCGTACCCAAAATTCCTATCTTCATTCTCCCCCCTTGGCTTCTGTAGTCAGAGAAAACCCAACAGGAGAGGCCAACCCTCGCTTGTGCTCGTAA